The Juglans regia cultivar Chandler chromosome 10, Walnut 2.0, whole genome shotgun sequence genome includes the window AATCTAATATCCTCCCTATGCCTCCAAGAAGACAACTCATTAGAACTCCTTACTAATTCCCtttcaatatcatcatcccAACCTCTCTGCAACAAATTTTCCAGATTCTCAATCTTATCTTCAAGAATAGCAATCTGAGTATTAGTTCTCCCAAATACACTCTTGTTCCATACACGCAACGCCACCTtaagttttttaagtttagtagcTAATTTAAACAGCCCCGAACCTATAACCGATTCAGCCCAAACCTTTTGAACAAGAGTCATAAAATCCGGTTGCTCAACCCACATTTTCTGAAAACGAAATGGAGGTggaccataagagaaaggatcactTAAAAATTCTATTACCATAGGACAATGGTCCGATGTAGTCCTAGGAAGATACAAACAGTGAGCAGTCGGAAAAAGAGATAGAAAATTTGCATCAAGTAAAACTCTATCCAGCTTTGCCCAAGCTCTAGATAATCCttgctgaccattacaccatgtaaactTACCACCTTGTGAATTCATTTCTAACAACCCACCCTGATGAATCCATCCATTAAACTCATCAATTGCAACTCTATTCCTCGGACGCCCACCACATCTCTCAATATTCGACCGAATTACATTGAAATCCCCAGCAAACAAACATGGCTCCACACCCATTCTATCTGAATTCAACTCCTCCCAAAGCAGTTTTCGTTCAAGCCtattacactttgcataaataaaattacccaaTAAATGATTACTTCCTTCGGTAATGCATAATGACACAAACTGCGAACTCAAGCGAACCACCTGCACATCcaattcatttttccaaaacacccagATTTTACCACCATCAGTCTCATTTGATATCGCCTCATCAAATCTTAATAACCGCATGAAACTATGGATTTTAACCACACTCTGAAAAGGTTCCAGCAACACTATCAATTTTGGCTTATATTTAGACAGCATTTTTTGTAATCGCCTCTTAGAGGTACCTAAACCTCTCACATTCCAAACTAAAATTGATCCAATCATTGAGAAAACTTTTGTGTTCTAGTGATCACCCGCCTAGAACTACGGATCTTCTCAAACTGCCTCTTTTGATATTTACGCTTAACAACTTCATCTTCGGCAGCCGAGTGATATTCCTTCTCCTGCAAAAAAACTTCAGCACATTTCTCAGGCTCCGGATCAGACATCGACCCATCTTCCAGACATACCTCTTCCGCAGGTCCATCATAAACATCTTTTTCTACAGAACTAGGAATAAACTCCCCCTCCCTCATATCTGTTTCTAATTCTGTTTCCCTCAAACGGTTCGCACAATCCAAATGACCGTTCATAAGTCTTGGAATCATCTCTTCCGCACGTTCCGGACTCTCAAGTATATCCTCTGGATACTTTTCCGGTTCCAACTCCTCATGATCAAGAGTATCTGCTTGAACACCTAAAATCCGATCCTCCTCAGCTGATTCTTTTGACTTAACCTCTGTATTTTCAAGAACTGGAATATTAGTAGTTTCAAGAACTGGAATATTATTCTTATCCGTCGGCTCCTCCACGATCGGATCTTTTTGCCGAACCCACACATTACTTCCTACCTTTTTTTGCCCAGCACGGTGAGTCTTTAAATTATGTCCCTGTATATGGCATTTAGAACAGAACACTGGCAACGtttcataaacaatttcttgCTTTCTGCTATTTTCCAAACCAGGCAttccaatccaaaaagaaaGTAACGGTTTCTTAGCAACATCCATTTCAACACAGATTCGAGCACCATCAGTCCGAGTAACACAACGAGTAGAGTTATCACTTCTAATAAATCTACCAATAGGTGCTGTAAGAATTTTAAGGAAAGATTCATGATAGTAATTCGGAGGCAAACCTGGAAGTACAATCCACACCGGAACAAGTgaaggttcttcttcttctttaaattctGGAGTCCAGTGGAATGGACGGTAAGGAGTTCCATCGATGTCATTGACTTCACGAGACAGAGCCTTATTGCAATCTTCTTCTGAAACCATTTGAATAAAAACATTCCGAGGATGCCGCATATTGGAGACGACTGGAACTCCATCAAGATTCCATCgctgaaccaaaattttaattgactaaCACAAGAGTTTAAACTGAATATATCTACCGTATAGATGATAGAATCTCAAAATATCCACTTTGGACACTTCAAGAGTTGTAACCAAACattctttaagagaatatttggcCATAACTTCCGAACAGGTCTACGgtttaaatacatataaaaataatcctgaaattcaaaactctctaactcctaatacaattatacaatgaAATCACAATCCAAATCACAAATACATTGCAACATTACATTCCTAATAAATCACCAATTGCtacattctaatttaattttaatgcaCA containing:
- the LOC118349643 gene encoding uncharacterized protein LOC118349643 yields the protein MRLLRFDEAISNETDGGKIWVFWKNELDVQVVRLSSQFVSLCITEGSNHLLGNFIYAKCNRLERKLLWEELNSDRMGVEPCLFAGDFNVIRSNIERCGGRPRNRVAIDEFNGWIHQGGLLEMNSQGGKFTWCNGQQGLSRAWAKLDRVLLDANFLSLFPTAHCLYLPRTTSDHCPMVIEFLSDPFSYGPPPFRFQKMWVEQPDFMTLVQKVWAESVIGSGLFKLATKLKKLKVALRVWNKSVFGRTNTQIAILEDKIENLENLLQRGWDDDIERELVRSSNELSSWRHREDIRLAQMAKIKWRMDGDRNTKFFHVWLSNKKHRKIHQLRTSNGLAFNSPEAIHLGAVDYFSDFLQRSNPVREVPDLSSLISSVINDEDCVRLCGIPSHPVVPEEEFSLQQMDCDYKKVRVVVEKAIKDGK